The Chryseobacterium sp. LJ668 genome segment ATAACGATGTAAATTTCGATTTTGAAACTCAGGGAATTCAAATGGAAGTTGACGGTGACTGGGTTAAAGCAAAAGGAACCACTCTAGGTGCAGACAACGGTTTAGGCGTTGCAACCATCATGTCAATTCTTGAAAGTTCTGATATTCCGCACCCTGATTTGGAGGCACTTTTTACCATTGATGAAGAAACGGGAATGACTGGAGCGTTAGGTCTAAAACCGGGTCAATTATCCGGGCAAATCCTTTTAAATCTGGATACAGAAGAAGATGACGAAATAGATATTGGTTGTGCAGGCGGAATTGATGTAACGGTAAGTAAAAACTATTCTACAGAAGCTTCTAACGGACAAATTGCAAGAATTGAAGTGAAAGGATTGCAGGGTGGACATTCAGGAATGGATATTCACAAAGGTTTCGGGAATGCCAATATTATTCTGGGAAGGATTTTGTATAAAGCTTTAGGAAACCAAAACATTCAGTTGATTTCTATCGACGGTGGCAGTTTAAGAAATGCCATTCCAAGAGAAGCTGTGGCTGTGATTTCTGTAAGAAACTCAGGAGAATTTATTGAGAATGTAGCCGATGGAATTAAAAAAGAAATTTTAGAAGAATTTGCTTCTATCGAGGCAGGACTTCAAATCAATATTGAAAATTCTACAAGCTCAGACAAAGCACTATCTGAGGAAGATTCAAAGAAAATTATTTTAGTTTTAAAATCCCTTCACAACGGAGTTTACAGAATGAGCCCTGATGTTAAGGATTTGGTAGAATCATCAAACAATGTAGCTAGAGTTGAATTGAAGGAAGGTGGTTTAAAAATTTTGAACCTTTCCAGATCATCGGTTGATTCATCTAAAGATTCTGTTGCCGAGCAATTAAAATCAGTATCAGAATTGGCAGGAATGAATGTAGAATTCAGTGGTTCTTATCCCGGCTGGAAACCAAAACCAGGTTCTGAAATCGTACAGCTGATGGAAAAAATCTATATCGAAAACTTTACAGAAACCCCTCATGTTGTAGCTTGCCATGCTGGATTAGAATGCGGAATCATCGGTGCCAATTATCCTGAAATGGAAATGGTAAGTTTTGGCCCAACTATTAGAGGAGCTCATTCGCCTGACGAAAAAGCAAATATTTCTTCGACACAAAAATTCTGGAGTTTTACAAAAGATATTTTAGCGAATATTCCTTTAAAATAAAGATAAATCACCATATTGAAATATCCAAATCATTTGATTTGGATATTTTTATTTGAACCATTAAAATTTTAAGAAAAAAACTCCTAAAAACAATTTAGGGAGTTTATATTTTCTTAGTAAAGATTTTCTAAGGATAAGGTGCAATCTCCACTTCAAGACCTTCCATAGCATCTGCAATATGAAGCTGACAGCCTAATCTGCTGTTTGGCTGTACGTGAAATGCTTCACCAAGCATTGCATCTTCCTCATCACCCATCGGCTCAAGTCCCGGATCTTGAATCACATAGACCTGACATGAGGCACACATGGCCATTCCGCCGCAGACTCCGATCGTTCCTTCCTCTGCCAATTCATAAGAACGGATGATTTCCATTAAATTCATTGACATATCTGTAGGCGCTACGATATCGTGGGTCAAACCTTCCCTGTCAGTGATTCTTATATTTATATCGCTCATTTTGTTGATTGATGGTTGATGCTTTCTGTTTAACAATTGATAACAAATACTGACAACTGAATTAATCTATCTTTTTTACAACTGCTTTTTCAGCTTCCTTACGGCTACCGTCGAATCCGTCTACTCCACTTACGGTAGTATATTTTAAAACGAATTTTTTACCCGGATTTAATCTGTTATAAACGCTCTGACACATTAAAGTAGCTTCGTGAAAGCCACAAAGAATCAGCTTTAATTTTCCAGGATAAGTGTTGATATCACCAATTGCGTAGATTCCTTCTATATTGGTTTGATAGTCTAAAGCATTGTTGACTACAATTGCATTTTTCTCGATATTTAAACCCCACTGAGCAATTTCGCCCAGCTTTGGAGTTAGTCCAAATAAAGGAATAAAATAATCAGTTTCTATATCAAATGCATCTTCGCCATCTCTTATCACGGTGATTGCTTCTACCTTACCGTCACCTTTTATGGCAGTGACTTCAGCAGGAGTAATCAATTTAATTTTTCCCTTATTTTTTAAATCCTGAACTTTTTCTACAGAATCTAAAGCTCCACGGAATTCGTTTCTTCTATGAATCAAAGTCACTTCACTTGCAACATTTGACAGGAAAACGCTCCAGTCTAAGGCAGAATCTCCACCACCTGCGATTACTACTTTTTTATTCCTGAAATGTTCCGGTTCTTTAACGAAATATTCCAGACCTTTCTCTTCATAATCAGCTACATTATCCATGGTAGGCTTTCTAGGCTCGAATGTTCCTAAACCACCCGCAATCGCAATTGCTTTACATCTATGGATTGTTCCTTTATTAGTAACCACCTCAAACCACTCTTCATCAATTTTTTTATATGATACTGCGGTTTCGCCTAATGTGAAACCTGGTTGAAACTGCTTGATCTGCTCCATCAAATTATCTACCAGTTCTCCTGCATTTACAGACGGATAACCCGGAATATCGAAAATCGGCTTCTTTGGGTACAGCTCTGCCAACTGACCTCCCGGTTGAGGAAGTGCATCTATGATGTGGCATTTCATTTTAAGCAAACCCGCTTCAAACACAGCAAAAAGCCCTGTTGGTCCTGCTCCGATAATTAATATGTCTGTCGTTATCATAATAGAAGATAATTTAATGGTATGTAGCTGCAAATTTACTAATTTTAATGCGAAGCATATTTAATCGAACTTAAATAAAAAACTGAGATTTATCAAATATCGTACTTAAAAAACTGCATTTTATTTGGCAGTGTTTTTGTAAAATTTATAACATGAGAAAATTATTTAATATTATAGCAATATTTGTATTCTTTTTAGGTCAGAGTCAGATTACCAATATCACCGATGGAGAATCTTTAACACTTCGGATTCATTACGGATTTTTAAACGCCGGATCTGCTAACCTTACCGCAAAAAAATCTGCTTATAAAGGTGTACCGCATTTATATGTAAAAGGAACCGGACAGACTACGGGCGCCGTTAAAGCTTTCTTTAAAGTAGAGGATGTTTATGAAAGCTACAT includes the following:
- a CDS encoding aminoacyl-histidine dipeptidase, with amino-acid sequence MELSNIEPQIIWKNFSKLNAVPRPSKKEGKVIAFIKEFGENLGLETTVDEVGNVIIKKPATAGMENRKSVVMQSHLDMVCQKNNDVNFDFETQGIQMEVDGDWVKAKGTTLGADNGLGVATIMSILESSDIPHPDLEALFTIDEETGMTGALGLKPGQLSGQILLNLDTEEDDEIDIGCAGGIDVTVSKNYSTEASNGQIARIEVKGLQGGHSGMDIHKGFGNANIILGRILYKALGNQNIQLISIDGGSLRNAIPREAVAVISVRNSGEFIENVADGIKKEILEEFASIEAGLQINIENSTSSDKALSEEDSKKIILVLKSLHNGVYRMSPDVKDLVESSNNVARVELKEGGLKILNLSRSSVDSSKDSVAEQLKSVSELAGMNVEFSGSYPGWKPKPGSEIVQLMEKIYIENFTETPHVVACHAGLECGIIGANYPEMEMVSFGPTIRGAHSPDEKANISSTQKFWSFTKDILANIPLK
- a CDS encoding 2Fe-2S iron-sulfur cluster-binding family protein; this encodes MSDINIRITDREGLTHDIVAPTDMSMNLMEIIRSYELAEEGTIGVCGGMAMCASCQVYVIQDPGLEPMGDEEDAMLGEAFHVQPNSRLGCQLHIADAMEGLEVEIAPYP
- a CDS encoding NAD(P)/FAD-dependent oxidoreductase, whose product is MITTDILIIGAGPTGLFAVFEAGLLKMKCHIIDALPQPGGQLAELYPKKPIFDIPGYPSVNAGELVDNLMEQIKQFQPGFTLGETAVSYKKIDEEWFEVVTNKGTIHRCKAIAIAGGLGTFEPRKPTMDNVADYEEKGLEYFVKEPEHFRNKKVVIAGGGDSALDWSVFLSNVASEVTLIHRRNEFRGALDSVEKVQDLKNKGKIKLITPAEVTAIKGDGKVEAITVIRDGEDAFDIETDYFIPLFGLTPKLGEIAQWGLNIEKNAIVVNNALDYQTNIEGIYAIGDINTYPGKLKLILCGFHEATLMCQSVYNRLNPGKKFVLKYTTVSGVDGFDGSRKEAEKAVVKKID